In Capsicum annuum cultivar UCD-10X-F1 chromosome 7, UCD10Xv1.1, whole genome shotgun sequence, one genomic interval encodes:
- the LOC107877355 gene encoding taxadiene 5-alpha hydroxylase, which produces MAMDINFLHSNFTLLSIFFIIVISLFLKHYKNVHKHITKKILPPGEMGLPWIGETLEFYKSQKKNKLFEEFVQPRIEKYGKTFKTRLMGAPTVVVCGAEANMFFMSNEFKLVISSWPTSSVELMGKNSIMEKKGDMHRFLRGIISSSLTSTSLDAMVPNICNTIQSHLYKNCHGDQEERTIKLYHLTKSLTFKIVFECFLGIVVEPGLLETFEGVLEGAFSPPFKFPGSKFSRAISARMKVQKFLVEVIREKRKEIEIGKSDEALLSRLVKAMIRGEVSEDEVVDNVVLLVFAAHDTTSFAIAMTFRMLAHHPSCYSLLLQEHANIMSSKGPGEILSLEDTKKMKYTWQVARESMRLFPPIFGSFRKAIADIEFDGFTIPKGWKVLWTTYGTHNSPEYFTEPQNFDPSRFEEPVQPYSFIPFGGGPRLCAGYQLAKLNILIFVHYVVTKYNWSVIHPDEPIVMDPLPFPSKGMPIKISPKF; this is translated from the exons atggCTATGGATATCAACTTTCTTCATTCTAATTTCACCTTGTTATCAATCTTTTTCATAATTGTCATTTCTCTTTTCTTGAAACATTACAAAAATGTCCACaaacacataaccaaaaaaatactTCCACCAGGAGAAATGGGACTCCCATGGATAGGTGAAACCCTAGAATTTTACAAATCCCAAAAGAAGAACAAATTATTTGAAGAATTTGTTCAGCCTCGAATCGAAAAATATGGTAAAACCTTCAAAACAAGACTCATGGGTGCACCAACAGTAGTTGTATGTGGAGCAGAAGCCAATATGTTCTTCATGTCTAATGAGTTCAAATTGGTTATAAGTTCTTGGCCTACTTCTTCAGTTGAACTCATGGGAAAGAATTCAATTATGGAGAAAAAAGGCGATATGCATCGATTTCTACGTGGGATTATTTCATCAAGTCTTACATCTACTAGCCTAGATGCAATGGTGCCCAACATCTGTAACACAATTCAATCACATTTGTATAAAAATTGTCATGGTGATCAAGAAGAACGAACGATTAAGCTTTATCATCTTACCAAATCCTTGACATTCAAGATTGTATTCGAGTGTTTTTTAGGGATCGTGGTGGAGCCAGGATTACTTGAAACGTTTGAGGGAGTCTTGGAAGGTGCTTTTTCGCCCCCATTTAAGTTTCCAGGTTCAAAGTTTTCGAGGGCTATAAGTGCAAGGATGAAAGTACAGAAGTTTCTTGTTGAGGTTATTAGGGAGAAGAGAAAGGAGATTGAAATAGGAAAATCAGACGAGGCATTGCTTTCGCGATTGGTGAAAGCAATGATTCGTGGTGAAGTTAGTGAAGATGaagttgttgataatgttgttttGTTAGTGTTTGCTGCACATGATACCACTTCTTTTGCTATTGCTATGACATTTAGGATGTTGGCTCATCATCCCTCTTGCTATTCTCTTCTCCTTCAAG AACATGCTAACATAATGAGTAGCAAAGGACCAGGAGAAATACTATCATTGGAAGACACAAAAAAGATGAAATATACATGGCAAGTTGCTAGGGAAAGCATGAGGTTGTTTCCTCCTATTTTTGGTTCATTCAGAAAAGCAATTGCTGACATTGAATTTGATGGATTCACTATTCCAAAAGGTTGGAAG GTGTTGTGGACAACATATGGTACCCATAATAGTCCAGAGTACTTTACAGAGCCCCAAAATTTTGATCCAAGTAGATTTGAAGAGCCTGTTCAGCCCTATTCATTTATACCATTTGGAGGAGGACCAAGGCTGTGTGCTGGGTATCAATTGGCAAAGCTAAATATTCTTATATTTGTTCATTATGTTGTGACAAAATACAACTGGTCCGTAATACATCCTGATGAACCAATTGTCATGGATCCCCTTCCTTTCCCTTCCAAAGGGATGCCTATTAAAATTTCTCCAAAGTTTTAA
- the LOC107878481 gene encoding phosphatidylglycerophosphate phosphatase 1, chloroplastic/mitochondrial isoform X1, whose amino-acid sequence MQSTSITCSSLIYPNPPNHFHRSNKNKKPLTLSLRTSKCCCFTLSSSSTHSCSKKDQQKNDNSNKPIVNWEEFYSSIQRQQDTTTTTQYDDEYEDEDKDFDLPVHSGIKTNMWWTDLKAALGQRINVEGIVSSLGIFSKDKHLAIPHVSVKDIRYIDWVELKRRGFEGVVFDKDNTITVPYSLSLWSPLASSIDQCKSLFGNNIAVYSNSAGLDEYDPDGRKARILERAIGIKVIKHGVKKPAGTAEEIEKQFGCESSRLIMVGDRPFTDIVYGNRNGFLTILTEPLSCAEEPFIVQQVRVLEVAFVNRWSSQGMKPPSHSLLPDCQQCVKDDPR is encoded by the exons ATGCAGTCTACCTCAATTACTTGTTCCTCCTTAATCTACCCAAATCCTCCTAACCATTTTCATCGTTccaacaagaacaagaaacctcTTACACTTTCTCTCCGAACCTCAAAGTGCTGTTGTTTCACTCTTAGTTCTTCTTCTACACATAGTTGCAGCAAAAAAGACCAACAGAAAAACGACAACAGCAACAAACCCATTGTTAATTGGGAAGAATTTTATTCTTCTATTCAACGACAACaagacacaacaacaacaacccagtacGACGACGAATACGAAGACGAGGATAAGGATTTTGATCTTCCAGTTCATTCAGGCATTAAAACAAACATGTGGTGGACAGACTTGAAAGCTGCATTAGGACAAAGGATTAATGTGGAGGGGATTGTTTCTTCATTAGGGATTTTTTCTAAGGATAAGCATTTAGCGATCCCGCATGTCAGTGTGAAGGATATAAGGTATATTGATTGGGTTGAGCTGAAGAGAAGGGGGTTTGAAGGTGTGGTGTTTGATAAAGATAATACGATTACTGTTCCTTATTCTTTGAGCTTGTGGTCTCCTCTTGCTTCGTCCATCGATCAGTGCAAATCGCTGTTTGGTAATAATATTGCGGTGTATAGCAACTCCGCAG GATTAGATGAATATGACCCTGACGGTAGAAAAGCCAGAATTCTTGAACGTGCGATTGGAATTAAAGTCATTAAGCACG GGGTGAAGAAGCCAGCTGGAACAGCTGAAGAAATTGAGAAGCAATTCGGTTGTGAATCGTCAAGACTTATCATG GTGGGTGATAGGCCGTTTACAGATATAGTTTATGGTAACAGAAATGGTTTTCTTACTATTTTGACAGAGCCATTAAGTTGTGCAGAGGAGCCATTTATTGTACAGCAG GTTAGGGTACTCGAGGTAGCCTTTGTGAACAGATGGTCTAGCCAAGGGATGAAGCCACCCAGTCACTCACTTCTTCCTGATTGCCAGCAGTGTGTAAAAGACGATCCACGTTAG
- the LOC107878481 gene encoding phosphatidylglycerophosphate phosphatase 1, chloroplastic/mitochondrial isoform X2, which translates to MQSTSITCSSLIYPNPPNHFHRSNKNKKPLTLSLRTSKCCCFTLSSSSTHSCSKKDQQKNDNSNKPIVNWEEFYSSIQRQQDTTTTTQYDDEYEDEDKDFDLPVHSGIKTNMWWTDLKAALGQRINVEGIVSSLGIFSKDKHLAIPHVSVKDIRYIDWVELKRRGFEGVVFDKDNTITVPYSLSLWSPLASSIDQCKSLFGNNIAVYSNSAGLDEYDPDGRKARILERAIGIKVIKHGVKKPAGTAEEIEKQFGCESSRLIMVGDRPFTDIVYGNRNGFLTILTEPLSCAEEPFIVQQVRFPED; encoded by the exons ATGCAGTCTACCTCAATTACTTGTTCCTCCTTAATCTACCCAAATCCTCCTAACCATTTTCATCGTTccaacaagaacaagaaacctcTTACACTTTCTCTCCGAACCTCAAAGTGCTGTTGTTTCACTCTTAGTTCTTCTTCTACACATAGTTGCAGCAAAAAAGACCAACAGAAAAACGACAACAGCAACAAACCCATTGTTAATTGGGAAGAATTTTATTCTTCTATTCAACGACAACaagacacaacaacaacaacccagtacGACGACGAATACGAAGACGAGGATAAGGATTTTGATCTTCCAGTTCATTCAGGCATTAAAACAAACATGTGGTGGACAGACTTGAAAGCTGCATTAGGACAAAGGATTAATGTGGAGGGGATTGTTTCTTCATTAGGGATTTTTTCTAAGGATAAGCATTTAGCGATCCCGCATGTCAGTGTGAAGGATATAAGGTATATTGATTGGGTTGAGCTGAAGAGAAGGGGGTTTGAAGGTGTGGTGTTTGATAAAGATAATACGATTACTGTTCCTTATTCTTTGAGCTTGTGGTCTCCTCTTGCTTCGTCCATCGATCAGTGCAAATCGCTGTTTGGTAATAATATTGCGGTGTATAGCAACTCCGCAG GATTAGATGAATATGACCCTGACGGTAGAAAAGCCAGAATTCTTGAACGTGCGATTGGAATTAAAGTCATTAAGCACG GGGTGAAGAAGCCAGCTGGAACAGCTGAAGAAATTGAGAAGCAATTCGGTTGTGAATCGTCAAGACTTATCATG GTGGGTGATAGGCCGTTTACAGATATAGTTTATGGTAACAGAAATGGTTTTCTTACTATTTTGACAGAGCCATTAAGTTGTGCAGAGGAGCCATTTATTGTACAGCAGGTCAGATTTCCTGAAGACTGA